In Desulfobacter hydrogenophilus, the genomic stretch CGGGAAGTGGGAATGCCCACCCGCTTGGAGATTCTCTGGGTGGCGGGCAAAAACAGGGCTGCGGCCCCAATGTTCTGCATCATACTTGAAATAACGCCCACTGTGCCTGAAACCAGAAGCATGATCTTGGCTTCGCTTCTGCCTGCCAGGGCCAGGATGGGCTTGGCCACCTTATTCATAACGCCGGTTTTATCCAACCCCGCACCAATGATAATTACGGCAATAATGGAACAAACTGCATTGGAACTTAAGCCCACAAAGGCTTCTTTGGGAGAGATCAGTCCAATCAGGGGAAGAAGGACCATCATCATTATCCCGACCACATCCACCCGCACCCATTCGAACACAAAGAGGCAGATAACAAAAACCAGGATGATCATGGTCATAATCATATCAGGTGTCATTTAAAAAAACACTCCATTCAAAATTAACTATTATTCAGCACAGGTGCTATTCACCTTCATTTCTGTAGATAAAGCACAGCACCGCTGTAAACAAAATGAGACTAAGACCGATGACAAAATGAGCACTCATGAAAGATATCCTCCTAATTAACTGAATAAACGCAAAGCCGCTGGGCAATCCGGTCCTGGTTGACGGCAGCATCCCTTATCGCAGCAGGACGCTTGTTCTCGGAAATAATAAATTCAATATGCCCGCACTCTTTGGTGATATCGGCAATGGCATGGTCAACACCGGCCTGGCTTGTGGTATGGGCAAATTTCAGGCCCAGGTCTGCAGCCTTCGCCTCGAACTGCGCCACATTTTTTGCGGCCGTCTCCTTAAAATCGGTGTACAGTTCTTCCTGGGTGGTGGAAAAAAATGAGGTCACGTCATAGGTCAGATTGGCCGCATTCACCGCAATAATGCCATAATCCATTCGTTTTGCCATATCCAGGGCATAATCAACCATCTCATCGGAAAAACGGCTTTCAAGTGTGGCAACCACCAGGTTTTTCCCCTGGTTTTCGCTACATAACATGCATTGATCGGTATAAGTATCAGCATCACTGTTAACGCAAGGCTGGGAAAACGTAATGGTTTTTCCCGTATTGCCGTGTTTTTTGCCAAGAGTTAAGATTCTATCCTTTAATCCATTTAAAAACTGCATACGTAACCATCCTCCTTATAGATGTATTGGGTTTATCATCGTTGTTGACAAATAATGAGCAAGTTGCATACCAGTTTCCCCAAAACAGCCAGAACAGCCTATATAGCAAGGGTTTTCATAAGCTTGAGGCCGACCTCGCGCCCCCAGTGGCGTTGCATAATGCAATATTTTTTAAAATAATTATTTAAAGCCTTACCTCGCGCCTGTTTACGGATATTGCAATTCTCAATGTCGGTGTTGCGTAATGAAACAATTCATACCTGATTCGCCTTTTATTTTTGTTTGAGGAGGTGGGGAAAACCCTTATGAAATCATTTCTCAAAAGACCGCCGCACTCCCAATCAGGCATCAGGCATGGTAATTGCTGCATGCTAAAAAAACTTAATGATTTTGAAGAGTGAAGAGAAAGGGCTGTCAGAGGGTGAAACGAATCTTTAAAAAAGAGAAAGAGACTCAGGTTGTTGATACTGGAGCAGAAGAAGTTGCCGCGCTGCGCGAGGCCGTGCTGGACCAAAAAATCCCGGCCGAGGTTGAAAAAATTTTGCTCAAAGAGATTGAGCGGCTTGAAAAGATCAACCCGACTGCGGCAGAGTACACCATCGGGCTCAACCATATCGACTATGTGACGACCCTACCCTGGAACCGATATACCCAGGATAATCTTGACATCCAGCGTGCGCAAACAATCCTGAATTCCGACCATTACGGGCTTGACGAAATCAAGGAGAGAATTCTTGAACATCTAGCGGTCCGGCAGATGAAGCTGTCCCGAAAAAATACCATTCTTGTGGTTGATGATGAGCAGATCACCCGGATGAACTTAGAACATGTCCTGTCCAAGGAGGGCTATGAAGTCAGCACGGCTGACGGCGGCATCCAGGCCCTGGCTTTTTTAAAGGACAAAACCGTGGATCTTGTGATCACGGACCTTAAAATGGATAAAATTGACGGCATGGCACTTCTGGAACGTATAAAGGCCACAAGCCCCTCCACAGAAGTTATCATCATCTCCGGCTATGCCACGGTGCTCACTGCCGTGGACGCTATCAAACGGGGCTCCTTCCACTTTATTCCCAAGCCCCTCAAACTTAATGACATCCGGGAGACCGTTAAAAAGGCCCTGGGCAAAAAAACAGGACTCGTGGAAGCCAAGGGGCCTGTGATCTGCTTTGCCGGCCCTCCGGGCACGGGTAAAACCTCACTTGGCCAGTCCATTGCCCAAAGCCTGGAACGTAAATTTGTCCGAATCTCCCTGGCAGGCCTGAAGGATGAGGCCGACATCAGGGGACACAGGCGTTCCTATGCCGGCGCCCTTGCCGGACGAATCATCCAGGAAATCCGCCGGGCCGAATCGTTAAATCCCGTGCTCATGCTTGATGAAATCGATAAAATAGGACAGGATTTCAAAGGTGATCCTGCCTCAGCCCTGCTTGAAGTGCTGGACCCCCAGCAAAATTCAAAATTCATAGACCATTACCTGGACATCCCCTTTGATCTTTCCAAGGTGATGTTCATTGCCACGGCCAATATGGTGGCACGGATACCAGGGCCTTTGCTGGACCGATTTGAGGTAATTTCCATGTCCGGGTACACCATCGAAGAAAAAACCCACATTGCCCAACGCCACCTGATCCCCCGGGCCATGGAAGATACGGGGCTTTCGGGATTTAACCTTGAATTTACGCAAAATGCGCTTTGTGCCATCATCAGGGAACACACCCGGGAGGCAGGGTTACGAGGCCTTGAACGTAAAATTTCCGCTATCTGCCGCAAGGTTGCCCGGCGATATCTCGATACGCCGAATGCGTCCCGGCAGATAAAAATTGATGAGAGCACCGTGGAAAAACTTCTGGGCCCTGCCAGATACCACTATGAAATTGCAGGGGCAAGGGACCGGGTGGGATGCGCCACAGGCCTTGCCTGGACGGAAAGCGGCGGGGAAATTATCTTTGTTGAGACCACGCGGATGATGGGGGCTGAACGCCTGATCCTCACCGGATATTTAGGCGAAATAATGAAGGAATCGGCCCAGGCCGCCTTAAGTTACATCCGCAGCCACACGGAACAGCTTGGTCTGGGGGCTGACTTTTTCCAGGGCCGGGATATCCACGTTCATGTCCCTTCCGGCGCCATTCCCAAGGACGGTCCGTCAGCCGGGATGACCATTGCCGTGGCGCTGGTTTCCCTTTTAAAGGATATTCCCTGTCCCAGGGATATGGCCATGACCGGTGAGGTGACGTTAAGCGGCAGAATCCTTCCTGTGGGCGGCATCCGGGAAAAACTGCTTGCAGCCAAAACCGCCGGAATCAAGACAATCATCTTCCCTGCCAAAAACCAGGCTGAAATTGCAGCCATGGATGACAGCCTCAAGCAGGGAATAAAAATCTTTTCGGCAGGTGAACTGGACGAAGTGATCCGGCAGGTGTTGGGCCAACCCGCCATTGATTCGGCTTCAGTCTCACCGTTGATAAAAAAAAGCCGGCAATGATTGTCATAAACAGACCCAACACAAGGCACTACGCCATCTTTGACAATCGTTGGCTCTTTTGTATTGGCGAAACGGTTGAATTTTCATACACCGACAAGCGGTGAAACAGAAGCGTCTGACAATGGTTGGCCTGTCGTTGAAATGGTTACCCGGTGAACAGGAATGCTTTCACCTGATTTTTCCATGGCGCGCTCAACGATCCATTTCATTTGTGAACAGCAAGGAACTTCCATGACCATCATGGTGATACCCAGGATATTATTCCGGGTAAAAATGTCTGCAAGCTTGTCAATATAAAGATCTGCATCATCAAATTTGGGACAGCCTAACATGACGACCTTGCCTTTTAGGTAATCTGAATGAAACGACGGTGCGGCAACAGGAACACAGTCTGCTGTGATCAGCAGGGTTGCATCTTTTAAAAAAGGGGCTGTAGCGGGAATCAGCCGAAGCTGTACCGGCCAGTGTCCTAAGGCGGAGTCTCCAGTGGACCCGGCAGTCGGCACCCCCATTCCCGGTACCGGGGAGATGGGAAACATTGTTACCTGCTGTGATGGGCAACCCTTAGATTTTTGGGGGGCAATTATTGATTTTTGTGCATCAAGCCGTGCGTGTACAGCCTGTTCATCATATTCGTCAGCCCGGCGTTCAATGAGTTTAAGCGCACCTCTGGGGCAATCGCCAAGACAGGCACCAAGCCCATCACAATATTTATCGCCAATGACCTTTGCCTTGCCGTCAATGATCTGGATGGCCCCTTCGGCACAGGAGGGCACGCAATTACCGCAGCCATCACACTTTTCTTCGTCTATCTCTATAATTTTACGGATAATTTCCATGGGCTACTCCTTAAAATTTAAATTGAGTTTACATCCTGGCTTGAAGTTACTATAGACAAAAAAAGAAAACCTTGATCTGGATCAAGCCGTTAATTTTTTGCTGTTATCCAGATGCCCAAATCAAACCATTGCTGAAAAATATTTCGGGAGGCAAAGAATCGAAAAATATCTGCATATCATTCCCCTTTTTTCAGGGCTGACGGAAGACCAAAGTGAAACCCTTGCCGCGTTGTCCAATGAATTAACCGTCAACAAAGGCGAAATCATATTTCAGGAAGGTGACAGGGCCGAAGGATTTTATATTGTGGCAGCAGGCAAAATCAAAGTATTTAAAATGTCTTTTGAGGGAAAGGAGCAGATCCTGCATATATACGGACCCGGCCATACATTCGGTGAAGTTCCTGTGTTCCAGGGAAAAAGCTTTCCGGCCTCTGCCATGGCCCTGGAACTTTCAACCATTCTTTTTTTACCCCGGCAGGCGTTTGTCCAGCAAATTGGAAAGTCCCCCGCCCTTGCTATGAATATGCTCGCAGATCTGTCCAGGCGCTTAAGGGAATTTACGGTTCAGATTGAAAATTTAAGTCTGAAGGAAGTGCCTGCCAGGCTGGCCGCTTATATTCTGACCCTGGCCCAGGAAGGGGCGGGGCATTCACAAATGGTGCCATTGCAAAAAAAATCGCAAAAAGCACGCCTGCCGTCAGCCAGCGTGTCGTTGCCTGTTTCCAAGGTTCAACTGGCAAGCCTCATCGGCACAACCCCTGAAACCATTTCCCGTGTGTTAAAAAAGATGGGCCAGGCCGGATTTATCAAGGCGAAAGGAAAAAAAATTTTGATTCCAGATCAGGAGAGACTGGAAGAGTTATCCCATACCGGTCGTCTTTAGAAGTGGAAAAACCACCGAAAAAATAATGTTCTCCCGCTGGTATGATTTTACGAGAACGCCATCAATAGGGTTATGATTTTCATACAGCGTTTTATCCAACCATTCAATTTTTTTTGCAGAAGTTCTTAAACCGGTACGCCGGTATTTGAGCAAGGCTTCTTTGATGGTCCAAATTTTCAGGATGGTTTCAAGATCTGCCTCGGCGTAGGCGCGTTGCTCTTTATTTGAAAAGCCGGCGTGTAAAAGTGCCGGGATATCCACAGGGCATATGGCCTCCATATCGACACCCAGGGCATTGGCTTTTCCGCACAGAGCGGCCAAGGCGTAATCCCCTGAATGTGTAATGGATATGGCGTAATTAAAGGATGGCGCCAGGCCTGGTGCCCCGAATGCGTCATTATGTATCTCAATTGCATCCGGGGACAGGCCTGTCGCCTGCATGACAAGGTTTTTTACCGCCCATCGACCGGCCAGACGTTCCACCTGCTTTTTCAGGGCAAACAATTGATTTAACCTGTTCAGTTCCGCCGGGGAAAGTACTGGTTGTGCAAATTGATCCGGACGGAATTGGCAGCCGGGCTTGGTTTGGTAACCAGGCCCGACGATTTGGGGTAATAACGTCTTGAGCATTTCCGGGATGTGAACAAGGCAAAACTGGATGCCTTGTTCCCGGAACAGCAGAGTCATGCGTCGCATCTATCCGGCCATAAGGCTTTTTCCTGCCTGCTTGATTATGGACATATCCGGACGTTCCTCTTCGGTTAAGCGATCCACCCGGACCATTTGAAAATCCTGGATATCAATGATCACACGACCCGAAGGTTCTGCCAACTGCATATGATAGGTTTTGGTGTCACTGCCCTGGGCCATACGCCGGGTCACGCAGAAATAGGGCGTATTCGGCAGAACCGTCCCTGCAAATGATGCCTTGCGGATGGTATAAGGCAGCACCACGTCGGCACTGGTGAAAAATTCCAGTATGCCGCCGGTTTGGAACATGGCATCCATGATCACCACAGGGGTGGCAAATTCAGGATAGGTCCGACCCTTAAAAAATTCGCGACCGGGCCGCCATTGAACCACGGTGACCAGGCTATCCTGGTCCAGGGCGGCCAACTGATCCACGGAGCGAAACAGCCCGTCCATGAACAGGCGGTCAGGGTGGTAGATCTGTTTTTGCCATTCGGCATCGACCTTAAATTCAGACAACGCCGGGATGGATATCTCACCCAGGGCAGGTAAATCCGTCCCGATTTTAAATTTACCTTGGTAATGCAGGGTGTCCTGGACAGAGGCTTTGCCTCCCGGGGGGGTAAAAACAGAGTGGAT encodes the following:
- the lon gene encoding endopeptidase La; this encodes MKRIFKKEKETQVVDTGAEEVAALREAVLDQKIPAEVEKILLKEIERLEKINPTAAEYTIGLNHIDYVTTLPWNRYTQDNLDIQRAQTILNSDHYGLDEIKERILEHLAVRQMKLSRKNTILVVDDEQITRMNLEHVLSKEGYEVSTADGGIQALAFLKDKTVDLVITDLKMDKIDGMALLERIKATSPSTEVIIISGYATVLTAVDAIKRGSFHFIPKPLKLNDIRETVKKALGKKTGLVEAKGPVICFAGPPGTGKTSLGQSIAQSLERKFVRISLAGLKDEADIRGHRRSYAGALAGRIIQEIRRAESLNPVLMLDEIDKIGQDFKGDPASALLEVLDPQQNSKFIDHYLDIPFDLSKVMFIATANMVARIPGPLLDRFEVISMSGYTIEEKTHIAQRHLIPRAMEDTGLSGFNLEFTQNALCAIIREHTREAGLRGLERKISAICRKVARRYLDTPNASRQIKIDESTVEKLLGPARYHYEIAGARDRVGCATGLAWTESGGEIIFVETTRMMGAERLILTGYLGEIMKESAQAALSYIRSHTEQLGLGADFFQGRDIHVHVPSGAIPKDGPSAGMTIAVALVSLLKDIPCPRDMAMTGEVTLSGRILPVGGIREKLLAAKTAGIKTIIFPAKNQAEIAAMDDSLKQGIKIFSAGELDEVIRQVLGQPAIDSASVSPLIKKSRQ
- a CDS encoding Crp/Fnr family transcriptional regulator, which translates into the protein MLLSRCPNQTIAEKYFGRQRIEKYLHIIPLFSGLTEDQSETLAALSNELTVNKGEIIFQEGDRAEGFYIVAAGKIKVFKMSFEGKEQILHIYGPGHTFGEVPVFQGKSFPASAMALELSTILFLPRQAFVQQIGKSPALAMNMLADLSRRLREFTVQIENLSLKEVPARLAAYILTLAQEGAGHSQMVPLQKKSQKARLPSASVSLPVSKVQLASLIGTTPETISRVLKKMGQAGFIKAKGKKILIPDQERLEELSHTGRL
- a CDS encoding 4'-phosphopantetheinyl transferase family protein encodes the protein MRRMTLLFREQGIQFCLVHIPEMLKTLLPQIVGPGYQTKPGCQFRPDQFAQPVLSPAELNRLNQLFALKKQVERLAGRWAVKNLVMQATGLSPDAIEIHNDAFGAPGLAPSFNYAISITHSGDYALAALCGKANALGVDMEAICPVDIPALLHAGFSNKEQRAYAEADLETILKIWTIKEALLKYRRTGLRTSAKKIEWLDKTLYENHNPIDGVLVKSYQRENIIFSVVFPLLKTTGMG
- a CDS encoding ATP-binding protein, translating into MEIIRKIIEIDEEKCDGCGNCVPSCAEGAIQIIDGKAKVIGDKYCDGLGACLGDCPRGALKLIERRADEYDEQAVHARLDAQKSIIAPQKSKGCPSQQVTMFPISPVPGMGVPTAGSTGDSALGHWPVQLRLIPATAPFLKDATLLITADCVPVAAPSFHSDYLKGKVVMLGCPKFDDADLYIDKLADIFTRNNILGITMMVMEVPCCSQMKWIVERAMEKSGESIPVHRVTISTTGQPLSDASVSPLVGV
- a CDS encoding universal stress protein; translated protein: MQFLNGLKDRILTLGKKHGNTGKTITFSQPCVNSDADTYTDQCMLCSENQGKNLVVATLESRFSDEMVDYALDMAKRMDYGIIAVNAANLTYDVTSFFSTTQEELYTDFKETAAKNVAQFEAKAADLGLKFAHTTSQAGVDHAIADITKECGHIEFIISENKRPAAIRDAAVNQDRIAQRLCVYSVN